A genomic segment from Nematostella vectensis chromosome 6, jaNemVect1.1, whole genome shotgun sequence encodes:
- the LOC5519765 gene encoding sushi, von Willebrand factor type A, EGF and pentraxin domain-containing protein 1 — protein sequence MAQQLLTLVLAAVILFPLASGTFVTCKRTFTKVGCFKSSTKLLDQLLVNDRDASSGHLIVWKKWHESLHSLACRCAKKAREHNYTVFAFQNFGECWSGTGDYKVEGVSSECYLELARPPTCDRNDPRECMGDANVNYVYELDQTDPCKPNPCKNVGQCSAFTSGFVCTCTSGYTGKTCETVVDPCVPNPCKNGAICTSTASGVTCACPGGFTGHRCDQDVNECWINSPCLNGGTCINTYGSFTCQCRPGYLGNNCQTDTTACSSSPCANGGTCSNHAAGYTCTCAPGFTGTNCQSVCRIDVIDLAILMDGSGSVGNDDFINTKLFLLKFVDKLRVSAKGTHVGFIYYSDNPRLSFDFNDRNMYTPIGLKLRFLSIVFPDGDTRTDRALRLAGQKLFTQAAGDRQGIPNVLLLFTDGKTGAGSEPYDKVLKPLKALGVRTVAVGFGPSVDYNEMVKLAMGEKNNVITIRDIYNLDPERVARLIKNLC from the exons ATGGCTCAACAACTTCTAACCCTTGTTTTAGCGGCAGTTATACTTTTTCCCTTGGCATCAG GTACGTTCGTGACGTGTAAAAGGACATTCACTAAAGTAGGCTGCTTCAAATCCAGTACCAAACTCTTGGACCAATTGCTGGTGAATGACAGGGATGCCTCGAGCGGTCACCTGATCGTGTGGAAAAAATGGCACGAATCTCTGCACAG TTTGGCATGCCGTTGTGCCAAGAAAGCGAGAGAGCACAACTACACCGTGTTTGCTTTTCAAAATTTTGGAGAGTGTTGGAGTGGGACTGGTGACTACAAGGTCGAGGGGGTCTCGAGCGAGTGTTACTTGGAACTGGCCAGACCACCAACGTGCGACCGCAATGATCCACGGGAATGTATGGGCGATGCCAACGTAAATTACGTCTACGAACTAGATCAAACAG ATCCCTGCAAGCCAAACCCGTGCAAAAATGTCGGACAATGTTCAGCATTTACCAGCGGTTTTGTATGCACTTGCACGTCGGGTTATACTGGGAAGACATGCGAAACTG TCGTAGATCCGTGTGTACCAAACCCGTGCAAAAATGGCGCCATATGTACCTCGACTGCCTCTGGTGTTACGTGCGCGTGCCCTGGGGGATTCACAGGCCATCGCTGTGATCAGG ACGTGAACGAGTGTTGGATCAACAGTCCTTGTCTTAATGGGGGCACGTGCATCAATACGTATGGCAGCTTTACGTGCCAGTGCCGGCCTGGTTACCTTGGCAATAACTGCCAAACCG ACACCACCGCGTGTAGTTCCAGTCCATGCGCAAACGGTGGCACGTGCTCTAACCATGCGGCCGGATACACTTGCACCTGCGCACCCGGTTTCACAGGGACCAACTGCCAATCAG TGTGTCGCATAGATGTGATAGACCTTGCAATCCTCATGGATGGGTCAGGAAGTGTCGGCAATGATGATTTCATCAATACCAAGCTTTTTCTG CTAAAATTCGTGGACAAGCTACGCGTGTCTGCCAAGGGGACTCACGTGGGCTTCATCTACTACAGTGACAACCCTCGCCTGTCCTTTGACTTCAATGACCGCAACATGTACACCCCTATTGGTCTGAAGCTGCGGTTTCTCTCTATCGTGTTTCCTGATGGCGACACGCGTACCGACCGTGCTCTGAGGCTTGCTGGTCAGAAGCTGTTCACTCAAGCAGCGGGCGATCGACAGGGGATCCCGAATGTGCTTTTGTTGTTCACGGATGGGAAGACTGGGGCGGGTAGCGAGCCTTATGATAAAGTGCTGAAGCCACTCAAG GCCCTTGGCGTACGTACCGTAGCGGTTGGGTTCGGGCCTTCTGTTGATTACAACGAGATGGTAAAGCTCGCCATGGGAGAAAAGAACAACGTCATCACCATCCGGGATATCTATAATCTTGATCCCGAGCGCGTCGCAAGGCTTATCAAAAACTTGTGCTAA
- the LOC5519771 gene encoding FGFR1 oncogene partner 2 homolog isoform X1, protein MEQLLMDAKKLVDRLREHDNSADTLIRDASALNFKLEAVKQLRDEVTELNEIAKHRARSTLILGSHEENARIRELQQENIEFQTSLAEYQSALELIMAKYRDQVSNLVKANKVDSECMKQLNDSKVQQELQAKVEQINEMAAVMAKAISIDDQAIQDEQEKMVALEMENQGLRELLRISGLTQNDLETHTAEKKGHKGTRDPTSVSLSTKGSSTKFQSQNQVQNDGSSRPAISARCTIEDEGQSKVSVSVTSIGSSGSSSTIKDPDQGYGTDILTGSTDAITNHDQKKECIPTASTEDACSQNSDSQGEES, encoded by the exons ATGGAGCAATTACTCATGGATGCCAAGAAGCTCGTGGACAGGCTAAGAGAGCACGATAACTCTGCTGATACTCTCATTCGGGACGCCAGCGCTCTGAACTTCAAGTTGGAGGCGGTGAAACAG TTGCGGGATGAAGTTACAGAACTGAATGAAATAGCAAAGCATCGCGCACGGAGTACTCTTATTCTTGGAAGCCATGAAGAAAATGCCAGAATCCGTGAACTTCAGCAGGAGAACATAGAATTTCAAACATCACTAGCTGAATATCAATCTGCACTAGAACTTATCATGGCAAAGTATAGAGACCAG GTGTCCAACCTGGTTAAAGCCAACAAAGTAGACTCTGAGTGTATGAAGCAGTTGAATGACTCCAAGGTACAGCAG GAACTGCAAGCGAAAGTGGAACAGATTAATGAGATGGCAGCTGTCATGGCTAAAGCCATCTCCATAGATGACCAAGCTATACAAGACGAACAGGAGAAAATGGTGGCTCTTGAAATGGAGAACCAAGGTCTGCGCGAGCTCTTACGAATAAGTGGACTTACACAGAACGACCTTGAAACACACACCGCTGAAAAGAAGGGGCACAAAGGGACTAGAGATCCTACATCTGTGAGCTTATCAACTAAGGGCTCGAGCACAAAGTTCCAGAGTCAAAATCAGGTTCAGAATGATGGGTCTTCTAGACCCGCTATATCTGCAAGATGTACTATAGAGGATGAGGGTCAGAGTAAAGTGTCAGTATCGGTTACTTCTATAGGGTCTTCTGGGAGTTCAAGTACTATAAAGGACCCAGATCAAGGCTATGGAACAGATATCTTGACAGGGTCTACTGATGCAATTACGAATCATGATCAAAAGAAAGAGTGTATACCAACAGCGTCTACAGAAGATGCGTGTTCTCAGAATAGTGACAGCCAAGGCGAGGAATCTTAG
- the LOC5519771 gene encoding FGFR1 oncogene partner 2 homolog isoform X2 yields MEQLLMDAKKLVDRLREHDNSADTLIRDASALNFKLEAVKQLRDEVTELNEIAKHRARSTLILGSHEENARIRELQQENIEFQTSLAEYQSALELIMAKYRDQVSNLVKANKVDSECMKQLNDSKELQAKVEQINEMAAVMAKAISIDDQAIQDEQEKMVALEMENQGLRELLRISGLTQNDLETHTAEKKGHKGTRDPTSVSLSTKGSSTKFQSQNQVQNDGSSRPAISARCTIEDEGQSKVSVSVTSIGSSGSSSTIKDPDQGYGTDILTGSTDAITNHDQKKECIPTASTEDACSQNSDSQGEES; encoded by the exons ATGGAGCAATTACTCATGGATGCCAAGAAGCTCGTGGACAGGCTAAGAGAGCACGATAACTCTGCTGATACTCTCATTCGGGACGCCAGCGCTCTGAACTTCAAGTTGGAGGCGGTGAAACAG TTGCGGGATGAAGTTACAGAACTGAATGAAATAGCAAAGCATCGCGCACGGAGTACTCTTATTCTTGGAAGCCATGAAGAAAATGCCAGAATCCGTGAACTTCAGCAGGAGAACATAGAATTTCAAACATCACTAGCTGAATATCAATCTGCACTAGAACTTATCATGGCAAAGTATAGAGACCAG GTGTCCAACCTGGTTAAAGCCAACAAAGTAGACTCTGAGTGTATGAAGCAGTTGAATGACTCCAAG GAACTGCAAGCGAAAGTGGAACAGATTAATGAGATGGCAGCTGTCATGGCTAAAGCCATCTCCATAGATGACCAAGCTATACAAGACGAACAGGAGAAAATGGTGGCTCTTGAAATGGAGAACCAAGGTCTGCGCGAGCTCTTACGAATAAGTGGACTTACACAGAACGACCTTGAAACACACACCGCTGAAAAGAAGGGGCACAAAGGGACTAGAGATCCTACATCTGTGAGCTTATCAACTAAGGGCTCGAGCACAAAGTTCCAGAGTCAAAATCAGGTTCAGAATGATGGGTCTTCTAGACCCGCTATATCTGCAAGATGTACTATAGAGGATGAGGGTCAGAGTAAAGTGTCAGTATCGGTTACTTCTATAGGGTCTTCTGGGAGTTCAAGTACTATAAAGGACCCAGATCAAGGCTATGGAACAGATATCTTGACAGGGTCTACTGATGCAATTACGAATCATGATCAAAAGAAAGAGTGTATACCAACAGCGTCTACAGAAGATGCGTGTTCTCAGAATAGTGACAGCCAAGGCGAGGAATCTTAG
- the LOC5519762 gene encoding potassium voltage-gated channel subfamily D member 2: MVKEKKDAKRSPSKTLKKAKVPPAGRKRILLKVGGRVFETWEENLRKHPSTLLGSKEKELYYNPETKMYTFERDPLMFRHILNYYRAGRLHYSCDYCADEFREELSFFGISINAVDNCCWDDYRQTRKINIDKVFKLEDPLENAENGIPVKITLKERVWLIFDNPEKSFFGLLWYYVSGLMIALSIACTVAETIPPPCDESVICGAQYTLVCKGMLQNRTLIEEPRRTPASNPACQELSDYIKSKTQAFFVLESICVGVFTFEYLSRLLTAPKRWDFVKGYMSIIDVVSILPYYAGIIMENVFQTSVDSLGSLVLLRVLRVFRVLKFTRHSSRLRSLLFAIQRSASELGFIVFSLSLGVVLISSMLYYVEKDGTGGDMFNSIPATMWYSVVTMTTTGYGDLVPHTALGKIIGSVGCIIGVLMIALPVPIIQKKANLQMGLLDEVDQAFQKE; this comes from the exons ATggtaaaagagaaaaaagatgCTAAAAGATCTCCCAgcaaaacactaaaaaaagcGAAGGTCCCCCCGGCCGGACGCAAGCGAATTCTTCTAAAAGTCGGTGGAAGGGTGTTTGAAACGTGGGAAGAAAATCTAAGAAAACATCCATCCACACTACTGGGCAGCAAGGAAAAAGAACTGTATTACAACCCAGAGACGAAAATGTATACATTTGAGCGTGATCCCCTCATGTTTCGCCATATCCTCAACTATTACAg GGCGGGGCGCCTTCACTACTCGTGTGACTACTGCGCAGATGAGTTCCGCGAGGAGTTATCCTTCTTCGGGATCTCTATAAACGCCGTGGACAACTGTTGCTGGGACGATTACCGACAAACGCGAAAAATCAACATCGACAAAGTCTTCAAACTGGAGGATCCCTTAGAGAACGCAGAAAATGGTATTCCTGTAAAGATCACCTTGAAGGAAAGAGTCTGGCTCATATTTGACAATCCAGAAAAATCGTTTTTCGGCCTGTTGTGGTACTATGTATCAGGGTTAATGATCGCGCTGAGTATAGCGTGTACAGTCGCGGAGACTATTCCGCCTCCTTGTGACGAGAGCGTTATTTGTGGGGCACAATACACCTTGGTGTGCAAAGGCATGTTGCAAAACAGGACTCTTATAGAGGAACCTAGACGAACGCCTGCCTCTAACCCCGCTTGCCAGGAGCTCAGTGATTACATCAAGTCTAAGACTCAGGCTTTTTTTGTACTCGAAAGTATCTGCGTTGGGGTTTTCACGTTTGAGTATCTATCGCGTTTACTGACCGCGCCCAAGAGGTGGGACTTCGTGAAGGGTTACATGAGCATCATTGATGTGGTGTCGATACTACCTTATTACGCGGGCATTATCATGGAGAATGTGTTTCAGACTTCTGTCGATAGCTTGGGTTCACTGGTGCTCCTGCGCGTGCTCCGAGTATTTCGAGTACTTAAATTCACTAGGCATAGCAGTCGGCTCAGAAGCCTGCTGTTTGCCATCCAGCGATCTGCGTCTGAGCTTGGTTTCATCGTGTTCAGTCTGTCGTTAGGAGTTGTTCTCATCTCAAGCATGTTATACTATGTCGAGAAGGACGGAACTGGTGGCGATATGTTTAACAGCATTCCCGCGACAATGTGGTACTCGGTCGTTACCATGACAACGACAGG GTACGGAGACCTCGTACCCCACACGGCTCTCGGTAAGATCATCGGCAGTGTCGGGTGCATAATCGGCGTTCTTATGATCGCTCTTCCAGTCCCCATCATACAGAAGAAG